One part of the Diadema setosum chromosome 22, eeDiaSeto1, whole genome shotgun sequence genome encodes these proteins:
- the LOC140245635 gene encoding cornifelin-like: MSAPVIVQQPTTTTVVQMTTISNPLHPRGVPRDWSSGIFECFNDVPGCLLGLFCGTCYQCCVAQDMGENCCVPICVPGALVAMRAQVRGRHNIQGTLMDDCCMTWLCGPCTLCQLSREVKAIKSGNVQP, encoded by the exons atgtctgcTCCTGTGATCGTGCAACAACCAACAACTACAACTGTGGTGCAG ATGACCACTATAAGCAATCCACTTCACCCTCGTGGAGTACCACGTGACTGGAGCTCTGGTATCTTTGAATGTTTCAACGACGTCCCCGGAT GTTTGCTTGGGCTCTTCTGCGGAACGTGCTACCAGTGTTGCGTCGCTCAGGACATGGGCGAGAACTGTTGCGTGCCCATCTGTGTACCTGGCGCTCTGGTGGCAATGAGGGCGCAGGtccgtggtcgtcataacattcaG GGCACACTCATGGACGATTGCTGTATGACGTGGCTGTGCGGACCATGTACCCTTTGCCAGCTCTCGCGCGAAGTAAAAGCCATCAAGTCCGGCAACGTGCAACCATGA